The Candidatus Aminicenantes bacterium genome segment GCGCAAGCCGCCCATCTCGGAAACCTTGAGCCCGCGGTAATCAAAGAGGTAGACGCCGTTGCAATTGAAAATATCGGCCAGTCCCTCCACGGTTTTTTTCTTTTTTTCGAGTATCTGTGAACTTGCCATGACGTTCTCCTTGGCCTAGCCTTCCAATTCCTGGATGTTGATCTTGATCGACGGGCTCATGGTGGAAGAGATGTACACGCTCTTGACGTATTTCCCCTTCAGGGTGGCCGGCCGCACTTTCAGTATGGCGCCGATGAACGCCTTGGAATTCTCGACGATCTTTTCGCTGTCGAAGGAAAGCTTGGCGATGCTGGAATTGATGATGCCGCTCTTGTCGACGCGGAACTCCACCCGCCCTTTCTTGATGTCGGACACGGCTTCCTTGACGTTGAAGGTCACGGTCCCCGCCTTCGGGCTGGGCATCAATCCCTTGGTGCCGAGCGACTTGCCCAGCTTGCCGACGCTCTTCATCATGTCGGGAGTGGAGATGACCACGTCGTAGTCAAACCAGTTTTCCTTCTGGATTTTCTCGACGATTTCCTCGCCGCCGACGAAATCGGCCCCGGCCTCGCTGGCTTCCTTCTGCTTTTCGCCGCTGGCGATGACCAGCACGCGCTTGACCTTGCCGGTACCGAAAGGCAGGACAACGGTCCCGCGCACCATCTGCTCGGGATACTTGGGGTCGACCGACAGGCGGATCGAGGCGTCCACCGATTCATCGAATTTGGAAGCCTTGATTTCCTTCAGCAAGGCCACCGCGTCC includes the following:
- the rplA gene encoding 50S ribosomal protein L1, which codes for MSKRGKAYLKAKEKVEAREYVLKDAVALLKEIKASKFDESVDASIRLSVDPKYPEQMVRGTVVLPFGTGKVKRVLVIASGEKQKEASEAGADFVGGEEIVEKIQKENWFDYDVVISTPDMMKSVGKLGKSLGTKGLMPSPKAGTVTFNVKEAVSDIKKGRVEFRVDKSGIINSSIAKLSFDSEKIVENSKAFIGAILKVRPATLKGKYVKSVYISSTMSPSIKINIQELEG